Genomic DNA from Etheostoma cragini isolate CJK2018 chromosome 7, CSU_Ecrag_1.0, whole genome shotgun sequence:
TTGACTTGTAAGCCTCAGTTTGTATAGTTTGGAAAAGGTTTGAATCTGGCTGACTGGAGCCAAACAATGGATAAAGGGATCGAGCTTGGTCTGAAGaatgttaaaaatatatgtattaatacaaatattactGAACTTGTATCCTTCAGAATAAGGCacttatttataaatatttttattttattcatctcTGCTGCGTTCATTGctggtcgcgggggcagcagctccagccggggaccccaaacttccctttcccgagccacatcaaccagctccgactgggggatcccgagtcGTTCCCaagccaggttggagatataatccctccacctagtcctgggtcttccccaaggcctcctcccagctggacatgccgggaccacctccctagggaggtgtcccaggaggcatccttacagacacccaaaccacctcaactggctcctttcgatgcGAAGGAGCAGGgtctctactccgagctcctctcggatgactgagcttctcacccgatctctaagggagacgccaccCCCCCCTCAGAAAAAGTGAACAATTACAAGGTATGAATgaatagtgtgtatatataatttatgtGCATATGTAAGGAATAAAGCACAACAATTTGTCGGAATATGCTTCTGACAAAAACATTAGCATAGATGTTTACACTGATTAATTTCCTACAATATAATTTAAGCAATATAGCTGAAGCCCAAGGCtcatttttgcatcttttttttattatattttcctATACAATCCTTTAAATAGCCCATCATATCAGCAATAATAggtttatttatgtagcacggtacatttaaaaacagagtTTACAACGTGCTATGACAGACGGAGcaaggtagaaaaaaaaagaagaattccAGAGATTATCAAAAGAAAACTGAGAGACCAGAAATATtaggacaataaataaaaaataaaagacaaaaggctCAACACCTGGTAAAGAGAAgacaaagataataaaaaaagtatgcaATCAAGTCTATTTTGGTGCTTTGTGGGATTTTGAATGCTGAATGTATACTTAGCCAATGGAATCGCACACCGTCACACATATGACCAACATCTGTCCAATGATAGCTCCGGGATGCTCTGTGGGCCCGCCTCCTGTTCGTCTCAGAGTTGACCTGATTGGATGGTGACAGGGGATTTATGTAGCTAAACTGCGAGTCAAAACACTCCGAATTTGAGAGTGAGGCAGCGATGAACCGACCAGGTAAAATTATCTCACGTTGGTTTTACAGCACCTTGCAAGTCATTTTCACTAATATTCCGGTTAGCTTTAGTCGCCAGCTGACGTGTTTAGCTAACCCGATAGTGTGTTTGCGCTGCCGTCgacgctagctaacgttagcttagctccGTGAGCAACAAGTCACGCTAGCTGTTCAGCTAGCGGAGTGGAGTTCAGCACTAAGGACAGCTCCAATTGCTATCTGTTACTGGTACAGAACTACTgcagtttttaatttatttgacaataatgttatataaaaatacacaaccaTAAAAGTTATAACCTAAGGTAGCTATCTAACATTTATTCTAAGTTATCCAATATTTTCTTCATGCCTCCATGGGAGGTTTAAGGGGAACTACTATATCCATTAACCTCTctacaaatgtatatttatatgccTATGTTCGtatattgatatttatttaCCCACACACTGTAATATAAGGGTGTCCTATATGTTGGTGACATATAGTGTtcctatctatctctctatctctctatctatctatctatctatctatctatggttCTTTGTAAGGTTTTGGTGGGGCTTCACCCTCCATTAGCCTCTCCACAAGCATAACAGAAAATGGATGCTCGACCTCGGATCTAACCGAGGAGGAAATAGACAACCTACGTTTTGAACTTGAAAAGGTGATTCAGCTGTTTTAAGCTATCAATTACCAAAAGTAAATAGGTTTAACAGCATCTGCTGCTCACTATTGTCTCTCTATTGATTcaactgttgtgtgtttttctagGTGGAGGAGGAAATTCAGACCTTGCGGCAGGTGCTTTTGgtcagagaaaaatatgccgCGGACATCAAGAGGCAGCTTGGTATGAGCCCGCTGAGTAACATCAAACAGAATCTATCCAAAAGCTGGCAAGACGTCCAGATCTCAGCCCCGTAAGTGCACTGGAACCCTCATAAACATCATTTCATTATGAGGGCAAGGTCTGTTGGATGGCAAAAAACTCCACTACATACCTCCATAGTCTTACCTGGCTTATTACACCCGACGTGTGCTGTGACCGACCTTGTTACATAACCATGGAGAGCACACTGATGCTTGTCGTGCTCTCTGTCTTAAGTCACCTGTCACCTTAAGCATGTTCTGCTCTTGTTCCAGATATCTCAGAGCCTCTGCCACTTTGGAGGACATCAGTCACTCCAACATGTAAGTGTTGGTCATCATGTTGCATCCTATcctgaaaaactaaaacacgtgtacagtactgtattttAGCGCAGGGGTTTTCATTGATTTCATTATGTGCTCACATGTTAAAGAGGATTGTCTTCTAAGAAACAAGTGATGGGATTTTCAGAGCAAATAGGATCGGTGCTCTGTTAATAGCCTTACAGCCAGACTAAGCATAAGGAGCAGTAGTATTGAGAGGCAGGGCTAGTATCGTAGCCATTGACGTATATGAGCCTATCGTTAACTGCTGGATTTATGTTGTGAACATGTGTGGCTATAAACCTTTGTACtttctgtgtgtactgtactgtaagtgtCCCATCCATACCTCCTTCTGCCTGTAGATACGTGAGGACACGGGAGGGTCTCTCTCATGCAGGCCAGGTGACAGCTTCTGCGATGTCCAACGTGGGCGTGACCATCACCAGGAGACTGTCACAGATGAGGTACTCTCAGGATTTGCCCAGGTCTTGTCTCTTGAAAAGAAAAGgttgaatcattttaaaaatgtagtaatgagtcataacaataaaaaaagggcTTGAGTtcataataaaaacaccaaactgtGCAGGTTAATAATACAGAAGGAGATAATACAGCCGATTGAGGTCACTGTTACAGGTTGGCGGACTCTAAAAGAAAACCTATttcaaattaatcaaattaaacatttaaagaataTTCTAAGACAGAAGAACATTATAAAGCCATGCTTTGGCTTTCAGAAAATACCATGCCAGAGCATTTGATagtactttttttaacagttagGCCTTTTATCTCTGTCTTCTTGGATCTGCTCTAAACCCCAGAACCAGAAATTAAACACTTGTTTAATGTATTATGAGTGTAGGTGTAAGAACAGTACAGTCACTATAATAACTTACGGTTATAATAACTGACAATACATGACATAAATGCATGCAGTAAGATGACTAGACAGAGCCAACAGCACATCAGATGaaacacacatatttcagaTAAAGCACAAACATATCATTTTAGgtttcatattatatatttaacgAATAACACCAATAGCTTAAGGGATGAATACTCAGGTTTTTTATGGTCAACACATCCAATGAAAAGAGTAAAACCCACAATAAATATATCTGAATAACACATATTATCTTTATATCCATTATATTATCTTGATAATGATTATCTTGAGGTCTCCctcgaaaaagagatttcaatctcaagggacttcctggttaaataaaggttaaataaaataaacaatatacagtGTAGCTTTTTCTactgtgccatagagctccattggtgtccaaaaatgtataaaaaaacattaaatgtaaatgagtcACACCAGGTGACCTGTACCTTCATTAACCtgaacacatacaaacattGTTAAATTAGAATTTGAATTCGGCACAATCTGTTCTAGTCCTATGTTTGTGACACAAattaattgttggttttggtcatATTATGGGATTTTTTACAGCaagaaaaaatcaaataagGCCTGCCTTTTAAGCAATTGATGTCAGCCCTCATTGACTGATCATTGCAGGACACATTTTTAAGTGATTCTCCACCTAAAGCAGTCTTTTTAGTATCAGACATTTCCCACTTTATGGTTGAAAAGTGTCTGTAAACGGTTTGGAATTCAGGCCtataccacagtgtagaaataccTATATACAATTAATATTCTAAAATGGAAATGCAACAGTATTTGTTCAAATATATTAGattaataatctgaatctgcaacgtGACTAGTaactacagctttaaaacaaattgagtaaaaagtacagtatttccctctgaaataattaaaagaataaagtagcataaaatggaaaaagtccAGTTAAGTGGGATGAGTGGTGACAGATTTTTTTGGAGGATCACTTTAAGTTTGAAGGCCACcatcttgtgttgtttgttcagC
This window encodes:
- the LOC117947036 gene encoding tumor protein D54-like; the protein is MNRPGFGGASPSISLSTSITENGCSTSDLTEEEIDNLRFELEKVEEEIQTLRQVLLVREKYAADIKRQLGMSPLSNIKQNLSKSWQDVQISAPYLRASATLEDISHSNIYVRTREGLSHAGQVTASAMSNVGVTITRRLSQMRALPLPSPPRTLSHTMSVPTMRHSSTFKSFEEMVGNVKDKVSGSRTMDNGNTSGFERRSSRT